A genomic window from Streptomyces mirabilis includes:
- a CDS encoding TetR/AcrR family transcriptional regulator, which translates to MARARIVDPEEGPRSKRAAILVAAVERFGEDGYESTKWSEVADRVGIGQTALYHYFESKAHCLLTIMRLELQRSHDMFTEATADAVDPVEELRAAVRSAFAVSEQEIRQMRILQANMSLLANPRKSKREETERVAARQLVQMVERDWTNLLMRGMAKGAFPVRDAHTLGLAVLGMIVSVWRWYRPTGAIPLTEISEMIEECVVRMVAG; encoded by the coding sequence ATGGCGAGGGCACGGATCGTGGATCCGGAGGAGGGGCCCAGGTCCAAGCGCGCGGCCATTCTCGTGGCCGCCGTGGAGCGGTTCGGGGAGGACGGCTACGAGAGCACGAAGTGGTCCGAGGTCGCCGACCGGGTCGGGATCGGGCAGACCGCCCTGTACCACTACTTCGAGTCCAAGGCCCACTGCCTGCTCACCATCATGCGCCTGGAACTCCAGCGCTCCCACGACATGTTCACGGAGGCGACGGCCGACGCGGTGGATCCCGTCGAGGAGCTGCGCGCGGCCGTTCGCTCGGCCTTCGCGGTCAGCGAGCAGGAGATTCGCCAGATGCGCATCCTGCAGGCCAACATGTCCCTGCTCGCCAATCCGCGCAAGTCCAAGCGCGAGGAGACCGAGCGCGTCGCGGCCCGGCAGCTGGTGCAGATGGTCGAGCGGGACTGGACGAACCTGCTGATGCGCGGCATGGCGAAGGGCGCCTTCCCGGTCCGGGACGCGCACACCCTCGGCCTCGCCGTCCTCGGCATGATCGTCAGTGTCTGGCGTTGGTACCGCCCGACCGGGGCGATCCCGCTCACCGAGATCAGCGAGATGATCGAGGAGTGCGTGGTGCGCATGGTCGCCGGATAG
- a CDS encoding nuclear transport factor 2 family protein, translating to MVLRDYMARMDSQEPDKVLELLEPGFRFLIALPGGQRTGESREDFAAYIAAREAVDRTHEIRRYATDGDVETAYGFVVEKGVTTGAFLSAVRLSPDGLMARYQSFFTTDFDLVDRP from the coding sequence ATGGTGCTTCGCGACTACATGGCCAGAATGGACAGCCAGGAACCGGACAAGGTGCTGGAACTCCTGGAACCCGGCTTCCGATTCCTCATCGCCCTGCCCGGCGGGCAGCGCACGGGGGAGTCCCGCGAGGACTTCGCCGCGTACATCGCCGCTCGCGAGGCGGTGGACCGTACGCACGAGATCAGGCGGTACGCGACCGACGGCGACGTCGAGACGGCGTACGGCTTCGTGGTCGAGAAGGGCGTCACCACCGGCGCGTTCCTCTCCGCCGTGCGGCTGTCGCCCGACGGGCTCATGGCGCGCTACCAGTCCTTCTTCACCACCGACTTCGACCTCGTGGACCGGCCATGA
- a CDS encoding EthD family reductase, producing MYNLVLLAARPPDWTHERFIGWWRGEHAELTRRLPGLRSWRHTDLDAALEPRSEGWDGLSVLGFDTPEDLRKALDSPEWAAAVAQVGDMRGRRIAVMGGEREMYAG from the coding sequence ATGTACAACCTCGTCCTGCTGGCCGCACGGCCGCCCGACTGGACCCATGAGCGGTTCATCGGCTGGTGGCGCGGCGAGCACGCCGAACTCACCCGCCGACTGCCCGGACTGAGGTCCTGGCGGCACACCGACCTCGACGCGGCGCTCGAACCGCGTTCGGAGGGCTGGGACGGCCTCTCCGTCCTCGGTTTCGACACCCCCGAGGACCTGCGCAAGGCCCTCGACAGCCCCGAATGGGCGGCCGCCGTCGCCCAGGTCGGCGACATGCGGGGACGCCGTATCGCCGTCATG